In a single window of the Acinetobacter sp. CS-2 genome:
- a CDS encoding quinone-dependent dihydroorotate dehydrogenase, whose amino-acid sequence MLYSLARPLLFSLAPERAHELTLSLLKSAHRMGMMRQNVASKPVTCMGIEFPNPVGLAAGLDKNGAYIDALAGLGFGFIEIGTITPRPQSGNPHPRLFRLPEAKAIINRMGFNNDGVDKLIENVKAAKFKGILGINIGKNADTPVENAVDDYLICLEKVYNYASYITVNISSPNTKNLRSLQSGDALTELLQTLKKRQLELAEEYQHYVPLVLKVAPDLTDEDIQFIAKQLIQFKIDGLIVTNTTLSREGVENLKYGNEAGGLSGAPVFEKSTACLAAFAKVLKGQIPLIGVGGILSGEQAVAKQQAGASLVQIYSGLIYTGPVLIKDCIDALNTP is encoded by the coding sequence ATGTTGTATTCTCTTGCCCGCCCTTTGTTGTTTTCTTTAGCACCAGAGCGTGCACATGAGCTCACACTATCGTTATTGAAATCAGCTCATCGCATGGGCATGATGCGTCAAAACGTAGCGTCCAAACCTGTGACCTGTATGGGAATTGAATTTCCCAATCCGGTAGGTTTGGCAGCTGGTCTGGACAAAAATGGTGCTTATATTGATGCTCTGGCTGGGCTGGGCTTTGGTTTTATTGAAATTGGAACCATTACACCACGTCCCCAATCGGGCAATCCACATCCCCGTTTATTCCGTTTGCCTGAAGCCAAGGCCATTATTAACCGTATGGGATTTAATAATGACGGTGTAGACAAGCTGATTGAAAATGTCAAGGCAGCAAAATTCAAAGGTATTTTGGGCATTAATATTGGTAAAAATGCCGATACCCCGGTTGAAAATGCTGTGGATGATTATCTGATCTGTCTGGAAAAAGTCTATAACTACGCTTCCTATATCACGGTCAATATTTCATCGCCGAATACTAAAAATTTGCGCAGCCTGCAAAGCGGCGATGCATTAACAGAATTGCTGCAAACCTTGAAAAAACGTCAGCTTGAACTGGCGGAAGAGTATCAGCATTATGTGCCTTTAGTGCTTAAAGTTGCTCCTGATCTGACCGACGAAGATATCCAGTTCATTGCGAAACAGTTAATCCAGTTTAAAATTGATGGTTTGATTGTGACTAATACCACTTTGTCTCGTGAAGGTGTGGAAAACCTGAAATATGGCAATGAAGCGGGTGGTTTGTCCGGTGCGCCTGTATTTGAAAAAAGTACCGCTTGTCTTGCTGCTTTTGCTAAAGTATTAAAAGGTCAGATTCCATTGATCGGGGTAGGCGGGATTTTGTCAGGCGAACAGGCCGTTGCGAAACAACAGGCAGGTGCCAGCCTTGTACAAATTTATAGTGGCCTCATATATACAGGTCCAGTCCTGATTAAAGATTGTATTGATGCTTTAAACACACCATGA
- the gspM gene encoding type II secretion system protein GspM, whose translation MNTSEKLQNSIDQFIERVTDYLDQLSQRERYMVIFTTIFVVIAVIGSALWYMHAAANKQQNRVNDLKDMIVWMQSNAVTMKPADDVQLTAAEKVQRVAQQQGLSVASQQTGEQIQIVAAHENYAILANFLTQLVQMGLSLEKIELISDAGQIKLTATVQ comes from the coding sequence ATGAATACATCAGAAAAACTGCAAAACTCGATTGATCAATTCATTGAAAGAGTCACGGATTATCTGGACCAGCTGTCGCAACGTGAACGTTATATGGTGATCTTTACCACTATTTTTGTTGTGATTGCGGTTATTGGTTCGGCACTCTGGTATATGCATGCCGCTGCGAATAAACAGCAGAATCGGGTCAATGATCTTAAGGATATGATTGTATGGATGCAAAGTAATGCAGTCACCATGAAACCTGCAGATGATGTGCAGTTAACTGCTGCAGAAAAGGTTCAGCGTGTTGCACAGCAGCAGGGATTATCGGTGGCTTCTCAGCAAACGGGTGAGCAAATCCAGATTGTTGCGGCACATGAAAATTATGCCATCTTGGCAAATTTTTTAACCCAATTAGTACAAATGGGTCTAAGCCTTGAGAAAATAGAACTAATTTCTGATGCTGGTCAGATTAAATTAACAGCGACAGTGCAATAA
- a CDS encoding SixA phosphatase family protein codes for MQLTLVRHGEAAPAVHGNDDKRPLTERGHAQAQLTAEYLKDIIRPDAFVVSPLLRAQETLAHLQHYFRDVPVLVCNKIKPDDDAKLAVDWLSQLPYESIVVVCHMNVVAHMASLLTAEPFHPYALAEARIYEQAVIATGLSTQLKSFIPNV; via the coding sequence ATGCAACTTACCTTAGTTCGTCATGGTGAAGCCGCTCCAGCGGTGCATGGCAATGATGATAAGCGTCCTTTGACCGAGCGTGGACATGCGCAGGCCCAACTCACTGCAGAATATTTAAAGGATATCATTCGTCCTGATGCTTTTGTGGTGAGTCCCTTATTGCGTGCGCAGGAAACCCTGGCACATTTACAACATTATTTTCGTGATGTACCCGTACTGGTGTGCAATAAGATTAAGCCGGATGATGATGCAAAATTGGCAGTAGACTGGCTGTCTCAGCTTCCTTATGAGTCTATTGTGGTGGTGTGTCATATGAATGTAGTGGCGCATATGGCATCATTGTTGACCGCAGAACCTTTTCATCCGTATGCTTTGGCTGAAGCGCGGATATATGAACAAGCAGTGATTGCAACAGGATTATCAACACAGTTAAAAAGTTTTATTCCAAATGTATAA
- the rhlB gene encoding ATP-dependent RNA helicase RhlB, with translation MSSGFETLNLHPKLKQAIDALGFKEMTPIQEKVLKFTLAGHDAIGRAQTGTGKTAAFLVSVINDLLNNPIKEQRFRGEARALILAPTRELALQIESDAKELTKFTDLHLVTLLGGVDFDKQKAQLDKNFVDIIVATPGRLIDFVEQKEVWLDQIEFLVIDEADRLLDMGFIPSVKRIVRFSPRKEQRQTLMFSATFSYDVLNLAQQWLFEPVTVEIEPEKKTNADVEQRVYMVAKTDKYKLLQEILRDEPIEKVMIFANRRDQVRKLYDHLKKDGYKVVMLSGEIAQDKRLKMLDQFKNGQHNIMIATDVAGRGIHVDGVSHVINFTLPEQSDDYVHRIGRTGRAGSSGVSISFLSEDDAFYLPEIEKAIGQKLPLTRLEGYC, from the coding sequence ATGTCATCTGGTTTTGAAACCTTAAATTTACATCCGAAACTGAAACAGGCGATTGATGCTTTAGGTTTCAAAGAAATGACACCTATTCAGGAAAAGGTTTTAAAATTCACTCTGGCTGGACATGATGCCATTGGTCGTGCACAAACCGGTACAGGAAAAACGGCGGCTTTCCTGGTGAGTGTGATTAATGATTTGCTCAATAATCCGATTAAAGAACAACGTTTTCGTGGCGAAGCACGTGCGCTGATTCTTGCGCCTACACGTGAGCTGGCTTTGCAGATTGAAAGTGATGCCAAAGAGCTTACCAAATTTACCGATCTACATCTGGTGACTTTGCTGGGTGGGGTAGATTTTGATAAGCAGAAAGCGCAGCTGGATAAAAATTTTGTCGATATTATTGTGGCGACGCCAGGTCGTTTAATCGATTTTGTTGAGCAAAAAGAAGTCTGGTTGGACCAGATTGAATTTTTGGTGATTGATGAAGCAGACCGTTTGCTGGATATGGGATTCATTCCATCGGTAAAACGTATTGTGCGTTTTTCTCCGCGTAAGGAACAGCGTCAAACCTTAATGTTTTCTGCCACCTTTAGCTATGATGTATTGAATCTGGCGCAACAGTGGTTGTTCGAACCGGTGACTGTGGAAATTGAGCCGGAAAAGAAAACCAATGCCGATGTAGAACAGCGCGTTTATATGGTTGCCAAAACTGATAAATATAAATTGTTGCAAGAAATCTTGCGTGATGAGCCGATTGAAAAAGTCATGATTTTTGCTAACCGTCGTGACCAGGTACGTAAGCTTTATGATCACCTGAAAAAAGACGGTTATAAAGTGGTGATGTTGTCAGGTGAGATTGCACAAGACAAGCGCCTAAAAATGCTGGATCAGTTTAAGAACGGCCAACATAATATTATGATCGCGACCGATGTTGCAGGTCGTGGTATTCATGTGGACGGTGTTTCGCATGTAATCAACTTTACCCTTCCTGAGCAGTCTGACGACTATGTGCATCGTATAGGCCGTACCGGTCGTGCGGGAAGTAGTGGGGTAAGTATCAGTTTCCTGTCTGAAGATGATGCGTTCTATCTTCCGGAAATTGAAAAAGCCATTGGTCAGAAATTGCCTTTAACCCGTCTTGAAGGTTATTGTTAA
- a CDS encoding CvpA family protein translates to MNTLDIFILIILLIGGLNGLRQGLVSAFANLVGWVLALVIGAKYAAILAPSMVSLSGDPVVQKIAAFAFIVLVMVVLTWIVTAFLNKVLKSLKLGPLNRLAGGAFGSLKGLLIVLITMQGLGPWVESSPHWKQSKFVQLLIPYAPWATELSKEAAQGALAHIKSEDAASSSDSSSEKTQKHAARTGESTNNPFY, encoded by the coding sequence ATGAATACACTGGATATCTTTATACTGATTATCTTGCTCATTGGAGGGCTCAACGGTTTGCGACAAGGATTGGTTTCAGCCTTTGCGAACTTGGTAGGATGGGTTCTTGCGCTGGTCATCGGTGCAAAATATGCAGCCATCCTGGCACCTTCGATGGTCTCGCTCAGTGGAGATCCAGTGGTACAAAAAATAGCAGCTTTTGCATTTATTGTATTGGTCATGGTGGTGTTAACCTGGATTGTCACCGCATTTCTGAATAAAGTATTGAAGAGCCTGAAACTCGGCCCATTGAACCGTTTGGCAGGTGGTGCTTTTGGCTCTTTAAAAGGTTTATTGATTGTACTCATCACCATGCAGGGCCTGGGTCCCTGGGTGGAAAGTTCTCCGCACTGGAAACAGTCTAAATTTGTACAACTCCTTATTCCGTATGCGCCTTGGGCGACCGAACTTTCTAAAGAAGCGGCGCAAGGGGCACTTGCTCATATCAAGTCTGAAGACGCAGCGTCATCTTCCGACTCATCGTCTGAAAAAACGCAGAAGCATGCAGCGCGTACAGGCGAATCAACAAATAATCCTTTTTATTAA
- a CDS encoding sulfurtransferase TusA family protein, giving the protein MNDLTNSAIIIDAMGKPCPMPLLMLKRAIKNKSGGIFLLKSSDPHSQQDVTRYCSMHQMNCNMTKISDFEYHYLIES; this is encoded by the coding sequence ATGAATGATCTGACCAATTCAGCAATAATCATTGATGCCATGGGTAAGCCTTGCCCCATGCCGTTATTGATGCTTAAGCGAGCGATCAAGAACAAATCAGGCGGCATATTTTTACTCAAATCTTCAGATCCACATAGTCAGCAAGATGTAACGCGTTATTGTTCAATGCATCAAATGAACTGCAATATGACTAAAATTTCTGATTTTGAATATCACTACTTAATTGAATCTTAA
- a CDS encoding NAD(P)H-dependent glycerol-3-phosphate dehydrogenase → MSELKFSELVEPVVVDQKTALRVTVLGGGSFGTAMANTAVRNGCDTMIWIRDEAAAAEINQTHINKRYLPDFVLEPGLKAVSDLETAVCNRDIILVAIPSHSFRDVLKQIKPFISSQAVISLTKGIEAKTFHFMSDIIHEELPQVPYGVLSGPNLAKEIMAGQPAGTVIASQSELVRYAVQQALHSALFRVFGSDDVHGVELGGALKNIYAVAMGMAAAYKVGENTKSMILTRALAEMSRFAVKLGANPLTFLGLSGVGDLFATCNSPLSRNYQVGFALGSGKTLEQATQELGQTAEGINTIVQVRSRSEELGVYMPITSALYDVIFEGAPPLSIALSLMKNGHRSDVEFVLPHNEV, encoded by the coding sequence ATGTCAGAGTTGAAATTTTCAGAGCTTGTTGAACCGGTTGTGGTTGATCAAAAAACGGCCTTGCGTGTGACCGTGTTGGGAGGTGGCAGTTTTGGTACGGCAATGGCAAATACTGCTGTACGCAATGGTTGTGATACCATGATCTGGATTCGTGATGAGGCAGCGGCAGCAGAAATTAATCAGACCCATATCAATAAACGCTATTTACCCGATTTTGTTTTGGAGCCGGGTTTAAAAGCGGTATCGGATTTAGAAACAGCTGTCTGTAATCGTGACATTATTTTGGTGGCTATTCCTAGCCATTCCTTTCGCGATGTGCTGAAACAGATTAAGCCTTTTATTAGCTCGCAGGCGGTAATTTCCTTAACCAAAGGCATTGAGGCAAAAACTTTTCATTTCATGAGCGATATCATTCATGAAGAATTGCCTCAGGTTCCGTATGGTGTTCTTTCAGGACCGAATCTGGCCAAGGAAATTATGGCCGGGCAACCTGCAGGAACGGTGATTGCCAGCCAATCGGAACTGGTGCGTTATGCCGTACAGCAAGCGTTGCATAGTGCATTGTTCCGTGTTTTTGGTAGCGATGATGTGCATGGTGTGGAGCTGGGCGGGGCGTTAAAAAATATCTATGCTGTTGCCATGGGTATGGCTGCGGCTTATAAGGTGGGTGAAAACACCAAGAGCATGATTTTAACCCGTGCACTGGCAGAAATGAGCCGTTTTGCGGTGAAACTGGGTGCAAACCCGCTGACTTTCCTGGGGTTGTCTGGCGTGGGTGACTTGTTTGCAACTTGTAATAGTCCGCTCAGCCGTAACTATCAGGTGGGTTTTGCCTTAGGTTCGGGTAAGACTCTGGAACAGGCCACCCAAGAATTGGGCCAAACTGCGGAAGGGATCAATACCATTGTACAGGTGCGTAGTCGTTCGGAAGAATTAGGTGTTTATATGCCAATTACCAGTGCATTATATGATGTGATTTTTGAAGGTGCACCGCCTTTAAGCATTGCACTTTCACTCATGAAAAATGGTCACCGTAGCGATGTGGAATTTGTTTTACCTCACAATGAAGTGTAA
- a CDS encoding M48 family metalloprotease encodes MIWSASICVLAVLLTLFILNTILGLNVFYFDQTQSIFWHVLSPYLIALLLSVMAVSIGYEFYVFRSGGHSLAKQMGARRLNLIESIPEESIALKITEQLAETFLIDTPTVYVLPDEVGVNALTAGFYPRDIVIILTWGALQNLDELELYGLLSHEFNKILSGETAENTRLKILYSSLTTLSQWGSKIAKLGFTKHGRAYRHKLATFFVAMGGLIWLVGSLGVLITRFIKYISLGSRTFKNDQKTRRLIQNDANVQTLLRIHVHHSGSQIHSEYAESISHMCFANSLGPQNWMNIHPRIDQRIYELNPGLVQDLQLENLKKLRNQPLFSLFRSLEELNSEVYIPWSSPQPLPLLRLSPISFALKDAIKPLNPEIRNNMQRPELIQRALQTATGSREVMVAILMIRQYREFIPAEAEVSRAIVDSLLHLDGRVHISIFREACKNIGSMPATIARQFLMKLARIIQEDGEIGLLDALLLEYVKHELNLLPIHTPTSLDEVKPHIVRLIDALLHVQQINSHNQLDVREKILKRVLTVKELEIYAEISDEPIDLAEILNDIAGLLLRDRLSILGIAELCLWNDRIITQDELDVLELLYWRFGFETDEIVELMQKKNSLMIV; translated from the coding sequence ATGATTTGGTCTGCAAGTATCTGTGTACTCGCGGTGTTGCTGACATTATTTATTTTAAATACCATTTTGGGGTTGAATGTTTTTTATTTTGATCAAACTCAATCCATATTCTGGCATGTGTTAAGTCCTTATTTGATTGCTTTATTACTGAGTGTGATGGCTGTTTCTATAGGGTATGAGTTCTATGTTTTTCGTTCTGGTGGGCATTCACTGGCGAAACAGATGGGAGCTCGTCGTTTAAACTTAATCGAAAGTATTCCTGAAGAAAGTATAGCCCTAAAAATTACCGAACAGCTGGCTGAAACCTTTTTAATTGATACACCTACGGTATATGTGTTGCCTGATGAAGTCGGGGTAAATGCATTGACGGCCGGATTTTATCCACGTGATATTGTGATCATTTTAACCTGGGGTGCTTTGCAGAATCTGGATGAATTAGAATTGTATGGTTTGTTAAGTCATGAGTTCAATAAAATTTTATCGGGTGAAACAGCTGAAAATACGCGTCTAAAAATTCTTTACAGTAGCCTGACGACTTTGAGCCAGTGGGGCAGTAAAATTGCCAAATTGGGCTTTACCAAGCATGGTCGGGCATATAGGCATAAACTTGCGACTTTTTTTGTGGCTATGGGTGGGCTGATTTGGTTGGTTGGAAGTTTAGGGGTTTTGATTACCCGTTTTATTAAATATATTTCACTCGGTAGCCGCACTTTTAAGAATGATCAAAAAACCAGACGTCTGATCCAAAATGATGCCAATGTACAAACCTTATTGAGAATTCATGTACATCATTCAGGATCACAAATTCATAGTGAATATGCAGAATCCATTTCGCATATGTGTTTTGCCAACTCTTTAGGTCCACAGAACTGGATGAATATTCATCCACGTATTGATCAACGTATTTATGAGTTGAACCCTGGCTTGGTGCAGGATTTACAGCTTGAAAATTTGAAGAAATTACGCAATCAGCCCTTATTTAGCCTGTTCCGTTCGCTTGAGGAGCTGAACAGTGAAGTTTATATACCCTGGAGCTCCCCGCAACCCTTGCCATTGCTACGTCTATCACCGATCAGTTTTGCCCTGAAGGATGCCATTAAACCCTTAAATCCAGAAATTCGAAACAATATGCAGCGTCCTGAATTAATCCAGCGTGCATTGCAGACTGCTACGGGTTCACGGGAAGTGATGGTGGCCATTTTAATGATTCGGCAGTACCGTGAATTTATTCCGGCTGAAGCCGAAGTCAGCCGTGCCATTGTGGATTCATTACTGCATTTAGATGGACGGGTTCATATCTCGATCTTTCGCGAGGCATGTAAAAATATTGGCTCTATGCCAGCGACCATTGCACGTCAGTTTTTGATGAAACTGGCGCGAATTATTCAGGAAGATGGTGAAATTGGTTTATTGGATGCTTTATTGCTTGAATATGTGAAACATGAATTGAATCTTTTACCGATTCATACTCCAACGTCTTTGGATGAGGTGAAACCGCATATTGTACGTTTGATTGATGCCTTATTGCATGTGCAGCAAATTAATAGCCACAATCAGCTTGATGTGCGTGAAAAAATCCTGAAACGGGTATTAACTGTCAAAGAGCTGGAAATTTATGCTGAAATTTCGGACGAGCCGATTGATTTAGCAGAAATTTTGAATGATATTGCGGGTTTACTACTGCGTGACCGTCTGAGTATTTTAGGCATTGCAGAATTATGTTTGTGGAATGATCGTATTATTACCCAAGATGAACTGGATGTTCTGGAGCTGTTGTATTGGCGTTTTGGTTTTGAAACCGATGAAATTGTCGAGTTGATGCAGAAGAAAAACAGTTTGATGATCGTCTAA
- a CDS encoding nitroreductase, producing MTDSAVDTVHQNIHQRQSIGHLVEPAPNAEQLEKAFQAALTAPDHHRLKPTRFVVIPSDQREAFGELLSRALADLGETDPAQLDRVKNHPFRAPLLVLALTQFQPHPKVPNFEQTLSSGAAIENFLLSLQVQGFSTMWRSGAVVESPLFKRSLGLSEDDLISGIIYIGTAAKAIPARTAVDTQNYVSYWNK from the coding sequence ATGACGGATTCAGCGGTAGATACGGTTCATCAAAATATTCATCAACGTCAGTCGATTGGGCATTTGGTTGAGCCTGCGCCGAATGCAGAGCAACTGGAAAAAGCCTTTCAGGCGGCTTTGACTGCACCAGATCATCATCGTTTAAAGCCTACCCGTTTTGTGGTGATTCCGAGTGATCAGCGTGAAGCTTTTGGTGAGTTGCTCTCCAGAGCTTTGGCAGATTTGGGTGAAACTGATCCCGCTCAATTGGATCGGGTAAAAAACCATCCATTTCGTGCGCCGCTGCTGGTTTTGGCATTAACCCAATTTCAGCCCCATCCTAAAGTGCCTAATTTTGAACAAACCTTAAGTTCGGGTGCGGCAATAGAAAACTTCTTGTTGTCTTTACAGGTACAAGGCTTTTCAACCATGTGGCGTAGTGGAGCGGTGGTTGAGTCGCCGTTGTTTAAGCGAAGCCTGGGACTATCAGAAGATGATTTAATTTCTGGAATTATTTATATTGGAACGGCAGCGAAAGCGATTCCAGCGCGTACAGCAGTGGATACACAAAACTATGTCAGTTACTGGAATAAGTAA
- a CDS encoding cold-shock protein, whose protein sequence is MTAREQGVVKWFNDTKGFGFIQRNGGDDVFVHFRAIQGDGHRSLRDGQRVEFSVVKGQKGFQAEEVQPLD, encoded by the coding sequence ATGACAGCTCGTGAACAAGGCGTAGTTAAATGGTTCAACGACACTAAAGGCTTCGGCTTTATTCAACGTAACGGCGGCGACGACGTATTCGTTCATTTCCGCGCTATCCAAGGTGACGGTCACCGTTCACTTCGTGACGGCCAACGTGTTGAATTCAGCGTAGTTAAAGGTCAAAAAGGCTTCCAAGCTGAAGAAGTACAACCTTTAGACTAA
- the purF gene encoding amidophosphoribosyltransferase: MCGVVGIAGKSPVNQMLFDALTMLQHRGQDAAGIVTCHKGRLFLRKDNGMVRDVFHTRHMRALLGNYGIGHVRYPTAGSSSSAEAQPFYVNSPYGITLAHNGNLTNAEEIHEDLFKTDLRHMNTDSDSEVLLNVFAHEMQKSGELNPSPEDIFNAVTRVHERCKGAYGVVAMITGHGLVGFRDPNGIRPLIYGSRETEKGLEYIIASESVAITALGFKVERDIEPGEAILITSKGELFSKQCAENPEYRPCIFEYVYFARPDAIIDGISVYKARLKMGEKLASKIIREWGDEHDIDVVIPIPDTSRTSALELANSLGVKFREGFVKNRYIGRTFIMPGQQQREKSVRQKLNPVELEFRGKNVLLVDDSIVRGTTCNEIIQMARDSGAKKVFFASAAPMVKYPNVYGIDMPAKAELIASNRSVEEIREIIGADRLIFQDLEDLKGAVRTNKVPALQEFDCSVFDGVYVAGGIDEAYLEELESKRNDSAKKAQDGYIDVNIDAASVDLTGVKEE, from the coding sequence ATGTGTGGAGTAGTTGGTATAGCTGGTAAGTCACCCGTTAACCAAATGTTGTTTGATGCATTGACGATGTTACAGCATCGTGGTCAGGATGCAGCCGGAATAGTAACCTGTCATAAAGGGCGGCTATTCCTGCGTAAAGACAACGGTATGGTGCGAGATGTCTTCCATACGCGTCACATGCGTGCACTGCTAGGGAATTACGGTATTGGTCATGTACGTTATCCGACAGCGGGTTCTTCGAGCAGTGCAGAAGCACAGCCATTTTACGTGAACTCGCCTTACGGAATTACCCTGGCGCATAACGGTAACTTGACTAATGCTGAAGAAATTCATGAAGATTTGTTTAAAACAGATCTTCGTCACATGAATACCGATTCGGATTCTGAAGTGCTGTTAAACGTTTTTGCTCATGAAATGCAAAAAAGTGGCGAGTTGAATCCGTCGCCGGAAGATATCTTCAATGCGGTGACACGTGTACATGAGCGCTGTAAAGGTGCCTATGGTGTAGTTGCCATGATTACTGGACATGGTCTGGTGGGTTTCCGCGACCCAAATGGTATTCGTCCATTGATTTATGGTTCTCGTGAAACGGAAAAAGGCCTTGAATATATCATTGCTTCCGAGTCTGTAGCGATTACCGCTTTAGGCTTTAAAGTTGAACGTGATATTGAACCAGGCGAAGCCATTTTGATTACTTCAAAGGGTGAGCTGTTTAGTAAGCAATGTGCTGAAAATCCTGAATATCGTCCTTGTATCTTTGAATATGTATATTTTGCACGTCCGGATGCCATCATTGACGGCATTTCAGTGTATAAAGCACGTTTAAAAATGGGCGAAAAGCTTGCCAGCAAAATTATCCGTGAATGGGGTGATGAGCACGACATCGACGTGGTGATTCCAATTCCGGATACTTCTCGTACTTCTGCTTTGGAACTGGCAAATAGTTTGGGTGTTAAATTCCGTGAAGGTTTTGTGAAAAACCGTTATATCGGACGTACCTTCATTATGCCGGGTCAGCAGCAACGCGAGAAATCGGTACGTCAAAAGCTCAACCCGGTTGAACTGGAGTTTAGAGGCAAAAACGTTTTACTGGTGGATGACTCGATTGTACGTGGTACCACCTGTAACGAAATTATTCAAATGGCACGTGATTCCGGGGCGAAAAAAGTATTCTTTGCTTCGGCTGCACCGATGGTAAAATATCCAAACGTGTACGGTATTGATATGCCAGCAAAAGCGGAACTGATTGCCTCAAACCGCAGTGTTGAAGAAATCCGTGAAATTATTGGTGCAGACCGTTTGATTTTCCAGGACCTGGAAGATCTAAAAGGCGCAGTTCGTACCAACAAGGTACCAGCATTACAGGAATTTGACTGTTCGGTGTTTGATGGTGTGTATGTAGCGGGCGGTATCGATGAAGCTTATCTGGAGGAACTGGAAAGTAAGCGTAATGACTCTGCTAAAAAAGCTCAAGACGGTTATATTGATGTCAATATTGATGCGGCGTCAGTGGACTTGACTGGCGTGAAAGAAGAATAA
- the gspL gene encoding type II secretion system protein GspL, translating into MLYLWMPEANGVWHWSTGESWSQAFSLEQLIQDIQGHHGQEAVVFFPSRDVQMLQQSLSRPQYKKLGTDGVKYLLEEFVLLPIDSMKILHHFQNPDQLIILGVANSTVETLQHALNLIPVKVASLLPDFLILPVPEGGQIIIANLSWRLLVRESEFMGNSVDDLALFLDYQPSGQSYKISNFTAEQMQSLEAMVTQEQIESFHYEIPVLKKARLHPFNILPKAKNNQAMSGYWKACAAVLVAAIVVQFGYDATCWYKYKKVADQTALQAIDQYKYWFGQSSRVTEQNLKSQFESHVRLNKSANTQALQLLSRIGPVLMQNQIVANRINYEASILNMELKANSAAALQNLTQQLNQQGFKVELGTVQPNGPGAIGLVKIQ; encoded by the coding sequence ATGTTGTATTTATGGATGCCTGAAGCCAATGGGGTTTGGCACTGGTCAACTGGAGAGAGTTGGTCTCAGGCCTTTAGTCTTGAACAATTGATTCAAGATATTCAAGGCCATCATGGACAAGAAGCGGTGGTATTTTTTCCCAGTCGCGATGTACAAATGCTGCAACAGAGTCTATCCAGGCCCCAGTACAAGAAATTGGGTACGGATGGGGTCAAATATTTATTAGAAGAATTTGTGCTTTTGCCCATCGATTCCATGAAAATATTACATCATTTTCAAAATCCCGATCAGTTAATCATTTTGGGTGTAGCTAATAGCACCGTTGAGACCTTGCAACATGCTTTGAACTTAATCCCGGTTAAAGTTGCTTCCTTATTGCCTGATTTTCTCATTTTACCCGTTCCAGAAGGGGGCCAGATCATCATTGCGAACCTGTCCTGGCGCTTGCTGGTGCGTGAAAGTGAATTTATGGGCAATTCGGTGGATGATCTGGCACTGTTTTTAGATTATCAGCCTTCGGGGCAATCTTATAAAATCAGTAATTTTACCGCTGAACAAATGCAAAGCCTTGAAGCCATGGTGACACAGGAACAGATTGAATCTTTCCATTATGAAATACCGGTATTAAAAAAAGCGCGACTTCATCCTTTTAATATTCTGCCTAAAGCTAAAAACAATCAGGCTATGTCCGGTTATTGGAAAGCCTGTGCTGCTGTCTTGGTTGCTGCTATTGTTGTCCAGTTTGGCTATGATGCAACATGCTGGTATAAATATAAAAAAGTGGCAGACCAGACTGCGTTGCAAGCGATTGATCAGTATAAGTACTGGTTTGGTCAGAGCAGCCGTGTGACCGAGCAGAATTTAAAAAGCCAGTTTGAAAGTCATGTACGCTTAAATAAAAGTGCCAATACTCAAGCTTTACAGCTGCTAAGCCGGATTGGTCCAGTGCTGATGCAAAATCAGATCGTGGCTAATCGTATCAATTATGAAGCGTCTATTTTAAATATGGAATTGAAAGCCAATTCTGCGGCTGCTTTGCAAAACTTAACCCAGCAGCTCAATCAGCAAGGCTTTAAGGTAGAATTAGGCACTGTTCAGCCCAATGGTCCAGGTGCAATTGGATTGGTGAAAATACAATAA